The genomic stretch TGGTAGACGCAGCCGGTAACACTACCCGCATCACGTATGACACCTGGGGCAGGCGCACCAGCATTGACAACCCCGACACCGGAAAAACCAGTTACCAGTATGATGATGCCGGAAACCTTATAGCAAAGCAAACGGACAATTTGCAAAAGCAGGGAAAATGGATACGCTACACGTACACTTACAAGCAGCTAAAAATGATTGACAATCCCAATTTTGAGGATGTATATTTTGAGTATGGCAGCCCGGGTGATGGGCATAACGGTGCCGGTCGTGTGGTTAAGGAAATAAAGGGAAGCATAAGCGATAGTTACTGGTATGGAGCCTTAGGCGAGGTCATAAAAAAGAGTCGCAGTATAGAGGGGCAGACCTACACCATACAGTGGAAGTGGGACAATTTTGGCAGGGTGCGCAGTATATGGTATAGCAATGGCTTTAGTGTGAGTTATGCGTATGATGCGGGAGGCCAGGTTAAGGGTGTGGTGGGCTACGCAGGTAACTATCGCAGCGAATATGTAAAAAACATAGAGTATGACCAGTATGGCAGCCGCACAAAAGTGGAATATGGCAATGGCGTGGTAACCCGTTACAGCTATGATGCAACAATGCACCGGCTTGTGAAGCTTGTCACACAACAGGGCGATAGTACCTTGCAAAACATAGCGTATACGTATGACAGGGTAGGAAATATATTGACAAGAAGTGAAAACGGTGTTGTGATGAGTAACAACATTGTAAAAAGCATACGGCATAGTTATAGCTATGATAGTTTGTATCGGCTGACCGAGGCAGAGGGTAGCATAGAAGAGAATGGGAACACGGTGAACAGTTACCGTAATGAATTTACCTATAGCAGTATAGGGAATATTATGAAGAAGCTGCAGGTGGTAAAGGTTAAGGGGCAGGATGATGCAGGACTTACGTATGATTACACCTACAGCTATGAGTCAAACAAGCCGCATGCGGTAACTAATATTAATGACAACCTAACGTATCGGTATGATGCCAATGGGAATATGATAGCGGTATATGACACGGCAAAGGATTACAACAGGGTACTCTACTGGGATGACGATAATAGGCTCACAAAGACAGTGGACACCACAGCAGGCAAAGGGGTAACAACCACGTATACTTATGATGCCAAAGGTATGCGGATACTCAAGGATGGTCCGTATGGGAAATCGATTTATGTGGATACCGGCTTTATTGCTTCGACTAACACCCCGGGTGCAGAAGCTACACTGGTAAGCAATCACGTATTTGTGGGCAATACCCGTGTAGCAAGCATAGTAAAACACAAAGATGAACAAACACCGGCAACCTATTATTACGCAAGCGATCACTTGGGTTCATCGTCGGTGCTCACCACAAGTACAGGCAGCTACCACGAGCGGATAGAGTATCTGCCGTATGGTGAGGTGTGGGTAGAAGATTGTGCTTCGACAGGCTCAGCAACCGGCAGCATAAGTGGCTACTCAACGCCGTATAAGTTCACGGGGAAGGAATTGGATAGGGAGACAGGGTTGTATTACTTTGGAGCCCGGTATTACGATGCACGGCTAAGCAGGTGGATAAGTACGGATCCGGCGCTCCAGGAAGGCAAATACTTCCCCAAACCCAATGACTATGACACGGAGCACGACTTTTACTGGTACTTACAGCAGGATGGCAGCAAAAAGCTTCCCGGGCTTGGAGGGGTATTTAATGCGGTGAATATGGATGTGTATCACTATGCGGGAAATAATCCCATACGGTATATGGATCCTGATGGGAAATTAATATTATTAGGATGTAGCGGTAAGAATGATAGCGGAAAACAGTTTGTAAATGCAATGGTCAATTGGGCCTTAGAGCAGGGGATAGAACTTGATGACAGGAGTAAAGAAGAGTTAAAAAGGATTGGCAATAATTTAGATATGATAAGTGATGCAAAGGAATTTTTGTTCATTGCATCAATATATGCGGCAGCACTTGATTCATTATCGAATGGGAGTGATGTTAAAGATAAGATAATAGCATTATCCAATATGGCAGGGATGACATCAGAAACATTACCTGATGAGATAGCAACTGCGTTGGGAGCTATGGATTATGATCAGTTAGGGGTGATAGCAAAGGGAATGAATTTAATTGCGGCTGCAGGAGCTGAAAATAATGCAAATTTACTATCAAGTATTTATTATACAGACAATAATATTGAACTATCAAAATTTTGGGGCAAGGTAGCAGTAATATTTGGGAAAATAAAGTACAATAGTGCAAGATCTATTGTTGATATGACAAATAAAAGGAAAAAATGAATGGGATACCGATATGAAAATAGCCAAGATAACAATATTGATTGTTCAACTTATAATTATTATGCTAACTGGGTGTAATAAATTAACGGAAGAGGAAAAGACGAGATTTAAAGAAGCCATTATTAAAAATGATCGTCAGTATGTTGAATACATTTTATCAAAAGGTGTTGATTTGAATGATGAAAAAACATTTGGGTATATCCCACTCCATATAGCTGTTTGGAAAAACAATATTGAATTAATACAACTTTTTTTGGAAAGAGGAACTAATATAAATATTCTTAATGGATTGGATCAGAATTGTTTATTTCAAACATATGATATAAACACGGTTGAATATTTAATTGAACATGGAGCAAACGTTAATCAGGTGGATAAAGATGGATATATACCATTAATCTTGTGTTCTTGGCATTATGAATTAGCAAAACTATATATTGAAAAAGGAGCCAATTATAAGCACAGAAATAGAAATGGCATTTCATTATTTTTAGCGGCTGTTTCTGATGGCAATTATGAATTGGTAAAATATTTAATAAATGAGAAGAAAATTAATGTTAATGAAGTTCTTGATAATGGATTCAATGCCTTAATGTGGTATATGGTTAGTATTAAGCATGTGGAAGAGTTGAAAAATAATAATATTATAATTCTTCTATTAAATAAAGGGATAAATATTAATCATAAAGACAATAAAGGTTTTACAGCACTTCATATTGGAGCTTTGTTGAATAGTGAAAAAGAAATAATGCAAATACTATTAAATCACGGAGCTGATGTACATATAAAAAACAACAAAGGGAAAACGCCGCTGGATATAGCAATAGAAAGAGGAAATACAGATATAATAAATTTATTGAAGAGATATTCAAGGAAAAGATGAAAATAAGTGATGGTTTTTAATTTTAATATGAGATAGCTTAACAAAACTTGTCCATTTATAAAACATACAATTCCATCACCAAGCATGATTTTTACTGGTACTTACAACAGGATGGCAGCAAAAAGCTTCCCGGGCTTGGAGGGGTATTTAATGCGGTGAATATGGATATGTACCACTATGCGGGAAATAATCCCATACGGTATATAGATCCTGATGGGAAATTATTAGGGTGTTCTGAAGAAGAAAAGCGGGGGACAAAATTTATAAATGCATTAAAAAATTGGGCGGCAGAAGAAGGGATAAATTTAGATAAAAAATCAATGGAAGCTTTAAATGACATCGGAAAATCTTTAAATTTAGTAGAAGATGGTAAAACATTTTTTATACTAGCATCAATACTAACAGCAGGGATAGATGGTCTAAAAGGCAATGTAGAAGATAAGTTAATAGCAATAGCAAATATGTCAGGAATAACAGCAGAGATGCCAATATTTGATGAGGTAAAAACAGCATTAGGTGCTGTTGATTATAAACAATTGAGTAAAATTGCAGTATGTATAAATATAATCGCATTAAAGGGTGTTGCAGGTAAATCAGCAATAATGATGTTCGAATATAGCAGTCCATACAATTACAATCACGATTTATATCAATTTTGGGAAAATGTATATAAAATATTTGATAATATGGGGTTTACTTATGCAAATATATTGGCAAAATAAACATAAACATAAAAAATATTATCATTTATTTTGAATAATTTTAGAATATATTTATATATATTTTTAATATTTGTTTTTGTAATCATTGTTGGTGGATGTAAGCAACAAATCACAAAAGAAGAAATTGGATATTTTAAAAAGGCTATTGAGAATAATAAAAAAGATTATATACATAAAATTATAGAAAAAGGTTTAGACATAAATGATTTTAAATCATTAGGTTATATCCCATTACATGAAGCAGTAAAAACAAACAATATAGAATTAATTGAATTATTTTTAAATAATGGTGCAGATATTAATGCTATCAATGAATGTAAACAAAATTGTTTATTTCTAACTATAAATATTAATACTATGAAATTTTTAATAAGCAAAGGTGCAAATATAAATCAGGTTGATAATTTTGGTAATATACCATTGGCTTATTGTTTGTGGAGTTATGATTTATCGAAAATGTATATTGATAACGGAGCCAATATAAATAACGTCAATAAAGAAGGTTATCCATTATTATTTATGGCTTTATTGGAAGGGGAAAATAATGTAATAGTATATTTAATTAATAATAGTAAATTAAAAATACAAGTCTGTAATAAGAAAGGTGAAAATGCTATAATATGGTATAGCTATTGTGGTTATGATTGTTACATCTTAGACAAATTATTAATGAAAGGTTTGGAATTAAACAGTATTTCAAAAAATGGAGTTAATGCATTAATAGCATCAGTTATTGTTTCATATAGATTTAAAGAAAAAAATATTAATAAAAATTATCGTTATATAACACATTTAATACACAAAGGTATTAATATTAATCATCAGGATAAACTAGGCAATACAGCTTTGCACTATGCAGTAATAAGGGAAAGACCAATAGAATTACTATCATTATTATTAAAATATGGTGCCAGGAAAGATATTCGTAATAATGAAGGGAAAACACCATTGGATATTGCTATAGAAAAAAAAAGATAGCAAGGTGATTGAATTGCTTAAATACTATACTACCGGTAAATATGGCTACATATCCACCTATCCTGATGGTGGCGTAGTTATAGCAGGCTATGGGGTGCGTGAAGGGAAATTACTTGAGTGCATCACGGATCAAAATGGCAACAACACCAACAAACAGAAAAAAACTGAGCAATAAGCGGGCAGCGGCGTTTTTTTGCTGAGCACCGGAGCTTCAGGGTGGAAAAAGGGCGAGGACTGTATGAGCCCCGAGGAAATCGGGGCGAGTTCCGCAGCCCCCACCGTGAAGCGAGGAGCGCAGGGAATCCCGACGGAGGTCGGGACAAAAAACGATAGCCGCAAGCCGGGGGCAAGGGGATACCAAGGGGAACGGGGGCTGGCGTATGAAATCCCCGTTCCCCTTGTGAAAATGATTGACAGAATATGAAAACGGTGTGGTGATGAGTGCTGGTGAGGTTAAGAGTATAATGCCTAAGGTTTACACGTAAATAAAGGATAGAAAAAAATACAAAATGTATACCGGTAAAGTGCTCTTTGATGATAACAAATAAATGATTTTATTTTATATGAAGTACTACAAGCACAGTGAAGATTACATCAAGAGCAATGACAGGGCAACATCGTGCTGTACAGACAGGTACGGCACGTTGAGATGCGTGCGACCCTTCAGCAAGCTCAGTGCAGGTGACCTGAAGGGAGGCTATTTTACAGCACACAGTGGAAGGATTTATATACAATAACTATCGCCAGGCATGGAGATAAGAAGTTCCCCATTAAATAGCTTCATTGTAAAATATTACAAACTAGTTAAAAAGCTGATATAAAAAATCTTTATATGTATTTATTCCCTCTTCCAATTTTTTCACCAGAGCTGTCCCCATAATAAATCCATCAGCATACTTCAGTGCCTGCGTAATGTCTTCTTTATTCTGAATGCCAAATCCCAGGAGAACAGGAATCTTTGCAAAACGTTTTGCCGTGGTAAGAATATGTTTAATCTCGTCACTGATAATCAGAGTACTGCCAGTGGTCCCACGAAGTGAAACAGTGTAAAGAAAGCCCGTTGCCTGTGAACAAATATTTTGAATTTGCTCTACTGTTGATTCAGGTGTAATGAAATGAATGTAGTCTAAATTGTATGCCTGTGCGTGTTCAGCAAATCGGCGAGACTCAATATACGGCACGTCAGCCAGTATGATCCCTTTCACACCATGTAAGGCAAAATTTTGAAAAGCAGTATCAATGCCGTTATGAAAAATTTTATTGGCATACGTCATGATATATATTTTTTTTGATTTGTTGTGATTAGTAATATATTCGTTCAATACACTACAGCTTTGTAAAACAGCCTCTGTTGATACACCAGCTTCAAGTGCTTTGTGTGATGCTGATGCAAGTAACGGCCCATCGGCTACCGGGTCGCTGAATGGAAGCCCTATCTCAATAAAATCAAAATAGCGCAGTCCTTCTATGGCTGCCTGCAAAAATATTTCCTGGTCAGGATAATTGCCAACCAAATAAAATCCATTGTATTTCATATATCCACTTCCTTCAATATAGTGTCTAAGTCTTTATCACCACGACCAGAAAGATTAATGATAACCGATGCGCCGGCAAAATTGTCTCTGTTTTCAAGTACATAGCCCAATGCGTGGCTGCTTTCAAGCGCCGGGATAATACCTTCAGTACGTGTAAGTGTGATACACGCATCCAGAGCTTGTTTGTCGGAACATGTGGTGTACGTAACCTTATTGCTGTCTTTCCAGAAGCTATGCTCGGGGCCAACTGCTGGATAGTCAAGCCCTGCAGAAATGGAATGTACATCCATAACCTGTCCGTCATCATCCTGTAACAGATAGCTTAATGCACCATGCAGAATCCCGGGCTTGCCTAAAGTAAGCGATGCACAATGCCCTCCGGGATGCAGCCCTTTACCTCCAGCTTCAACACCAATGCACTGTGTGGAAGTATTAATGAATGCATGGAAGAAACCTGCAGCATTGCTACCGCCACCAACACAGGCAACACAATATTCGGGCAGCATTCCTGTACTTGTTGAAAACTGTTGCAGCGCTTCATTGCCAATGACTTTTTG from Spirochaetota bacterium encodes the following:
- a CDS encoding RHS repeat-associated core domain-containing protein; translation: IAEGKPYFEQGENFDYTPVSLLYPTKYEYDCMGRKIKTTYPDGGEVLAGYGVREGKLLECITDQNGNSKVIARDTRGNIIAVTEEGDITTRYQYDVVNQLIAVVDAAGNTTRITYDTWGRRTSIDNPDTGKTSYQYDDAGNLIAKQTDNLQKQGKWIRYTYTYKQLKMIDNPNFEDVYFEYGSPGDGHNGAGRVVKEIKGSISDSYWYGALGEVIKKSRSIEGQTYTIQWKWDNFGRVRSIWYSNGFSVSYAYDAGGQVKGVVGYAGNYRSEYVKNIEYDQYGSRTKVEYGNGVVTRYSYDATMHRLVKLVTQQGDSTLQNIAYTYDRVGNILTRSENGVVMSNNIVKSIRHSYSYDSLYRLTEAEGSIEENGNTVNSYRNEFTYSSIGNIMKKLQVVKVKGQDDAGLTYDYTYSYESNKPHAVTNINDNLTYRYDANGNMIAVYDTAKDYNRVLYWDDDNRLTKTVDTTAGKGVTTTYTYDAKGMRILKDGPYGKSIYVDTGFIASTNTPGAEATLVSNHVFVGNTRVASIVKHKDEQTPATYYYASDHLGSSSVLTTSTGSYHERIEYLPYGEVWVEDCASTGSATGSISGYSTPYKFTGKELDRETGLYYFGARYYDARLSRWISTDPALQEGKYFPKPNDYDTEHDFYWYLQQDGSKKLPGLGGVFNAVNMDVYHYAGNNPIRYMDPDGKLILLGCSGKNDSGKQFVNAMVNWALEQGIELDDRSKEELKRIGNNLDMISDAKEFLFIASIYAAALDSLSNGSDVKDKIIALSNMAGMTSETLPDEIATALGAMDYDQLGVIAKGMNLIAAAGAENNANLLSSIYYTDNNIELSKFWGKVAVIFGKIKYNSARSIVDMTNKRKK
- the trpA gene encoding tryptophan synthase subunit alpha; the protein is MKYNGFYLVGNYPDQEIFLQAAIEGLRYFDFIEIGLPFSDPVADGPLLASASHKALEAGVSTEAVLQSCSVLNEYITNHNKSKKIYIMTYANKIFHNGIDTAFQNFALHGVKGIILADVPYIESRRFAEHAQAYNLDYIHFITPESTVEQIQNICSQATGFLYTVSLRGTTGSTLIISDEIKHILTTAKRFAKIPVLLGFGIQNKEDITQALKYADGFIMGTALVKKLEEGINTYKDFLYQLFN
- a CDS encoding ankyrin repeat domain-containing protein — its product is MNNFRIYLYIFLIFVFVIIVGGCKQQITKEEIGYFKKAIENNKKDYIHKIIEKGLDINDFKSLGYIPLHEAVKTNNIELIELFLNNGADINAINECKQNCLFLTININTMKFLISKGANINQVDNFGNIPLAYCLWSYDLSKMYIDNGANINNVNKEGYPLLFMALLEGENNVIVYLINNSKLKIQVCNKKGENAIIWYSYCGYDCYILDKLLMKGLELNSISKNGVNALIASVIVSYRFKEKNINKNYRYITHLIHKGININHQDKLGNTALHYAVIRERPIELLSLLLKYGARKDIRNNEGKTPLDIAIEKKR
- a CDS encoding ankyrin repeat domain-containing protein, with translation MKIAKITILIVQLIIIMLTGCNKLTEEEKTRFKEAIIKNDRQYVEYILSKGVDLNDEKTFGYIPLHIAVWKNNIELIQLFLERGTNINILNGLDQNCLFQTYDINTVEYLIEHGANVNQVDKDGYIPLILCSWHYELAKLYIEKGANYKHRNRNGISLFLAAVSDGNYELVKYLINEKKINVNEVLDNGFNALMWYMVSIKHVEELKNNNIIILLLNKGININHKDNKGFTALHIGALLNSEKEIMQILLNHGADVHIKNNKGKTPLDIAIERGNTDIINLLKRYSRKR